From one Lolium rigidum isolate FL_2022 chromosome 4, APGP_CSIRO_Lrig_0.1, whole genome shotgun sequence genomic stretch:
- the LOC124708008 gene encoding uncharacterized protein LOC124708008: NPSSPGGPPSPEMEATAEALTREEVLRRRRRRAARLVGVYRRLYWAMAEEVRARHRQYVWELGRSPLEAEQPPSAAGAEAKPGPAAVPRRKKCGFTGCKVRAMAMAKYCHSHILIDRTQVLYKGCAHIIKSTADSGRITCGRPILKASVPSLCNVHLIRSQRNISQAYKKVGFNPPPTGQISPDFSVLVAETVRQIQARRRRSRSAAEGKKCPKDGKVD, encoded by the exons aaccctagctcccccggcggcccgccgtcgccggagatggAGGCCACGGCGGAGGCGCTCACGCGGGAGGAGGTgctgcgccggcgccgccgccgcgccgcgcgcctCGTCGGCGTCTACCGCCGCCTCTACTGGGCCATGGCGGAGGAGGTGCGCGCGCGCCACCGCCAGTACGTCTGGGAGCTCGGCCGCAGCCCGCTCGAGGCCGAGCAGCCGCCCTCCGCCGCGGGCGCCGAGGCCAAGCCCGGGCCCGCCGCGGTGCCCAGGCGGAAGAAGTGCGGATTCACGGGGTGCAAGGTGcgggccatggccatggccaagTACTGCCACTCGCACATACTCATCGACCGCACGCAGGTGCTATACAAGGGCTGCGCGCACATCATCAAGAG TACTGCGGATTCTGGGCGAATTACCTGTGGCAGGCCTATCTTAAAAGCATCAGTTCCCTCCCTCTGCAATGTTCACTTAATAAGATCTCAGAGGAATATATCACAGGCTTATAAGAAGGTTGGCTTTAATCCACCCCCTACTGGCCAGATCTCCCCAGATTTTAGTGTGTTGGTTGCTGAAACCGTCCGTCAGATCCAAGCCAGAAGGAGACGATCCCGAAGTGCCGCAGAAGGGAAGAAATGCCCCAAAGATGGGAAAGTTGACTGA
- the LOC124708306 gene encoding LOW QUALITY PROTEIN: linoleate 9S-lipoxygenase 6-like (The sequence of the model RefSeq protein was modified relative to this genomic sequence to represent the inferred CDS: inserted 1 base in 1 codon) — protein sequence MQMPFCSMMWDRSPAPPEDAITINGTVVVAKNFGLSAPGKSTTLRLFSGTQIDHGTRKGKLSTEAALRGGKKSKHGKTSTVTYHVTFVVEAEFGTPGAVAVKNGNRADQFFLRHVRLELAHDRSIHFECNSWVYPYKKTNSDRLFFINTSYLPSKTPEALLLLRDEELRSLRGNGXGERKDWERIYDYDYYNDLGNPDNPDHVRPVMGGTRMHPYPRRCRTGRALSKTDEVTETRKHVINLDFYIPPDERFSPGKLAEVLTLGVQAVTHFVVPEMKTMIQGNNFKSIELLTRDLYTKPSQPAADGEVMEQLKTSVPSKKTYKQVAKNVKDTPVKFPIPQVIQHDLEAWRSDEEFAREMLAGLNPVAIKRLQKFPPVSSGGKKSSITAQHVESQFADVTIEMAMRQNRLYILDHHDYLMPYLRRINTLGVCIYASRTLLFLKSDGTLKPVVIELSLPATDGGDGEISRIFLPASHGTDAHLWQLAKAHVSVNDSGYHQLISHWLFTHAAVEPFVIATKRQLSAMHPIHKLLEPHFKDTMQINTLARSILLNAGGILERTMYPGRYALEMSSAIYGDWRFTEQSLPNDLVRRGMASKDPAMPGGLSLHIEDYPYAVDGLDVWRAIDGWVRSYCAHFYHHDTDVEEDTELQAWWDDVRSVGHGDRQGDPACWLALDSVDNLAETLSTLVWIASALHAAVNFGQYGYAGFPPNRPTRCRRFVPLPGSPEMTQLEADPDKFFLEMIPDRFTATLGLALIEVLSNHTSDEVYLGQRATSTWTDDGELLRLLDRFREELRRVEKRVTERNKDPRLNNRRGPVKVPYTLLFPDVAGTEKGLTGRGIPNSVSI from the exons ATGCAAATGCCGTTCTGCTCTATGATGTGGGACAGGagtccggccccgccggaggacgcCATCACCATCAATGGCACCGTGGTGGTCGCCAAAAACTTCGGCCTGTCGGCGCCGGGAAAGTCCACCACCCTGCGCCTGTTCAGCGGCACGCAGATCGATCACG GGACGAGGAAGGGGAAGCTGAGCACGGAGGCGGCGCTGCGGGGCGGCAAGAAGAGCAAGCACGGGAAGACGAGCACGGTGACGTACCATGTGACGTTCGTGGTGGAGGCCGAGTTCGGCACGCCGGGGGCCGTGGCCGTCAAGAACGGCAACCGCGCCGACCAGTTCTTCCTCCGCCATGTGAGGCTGGAGCTCGCACACGACCGGAGCATCCACTTCGAGTGCAACTCATGGGTGTACCCCTACAAGAAGACCAACTCCGACCGCCTCTTCTTCATCAACACG AGCTACCTGCCTTCCAAGACGCCGGAGGCGTTGCTGCTGCTGCGGGACGAGGAGCTGAGGAGCCTGCGAGGGAACG AGGGAGAGAGGAAGGACTGGGAACGCATCTACGACTACGACTACTACAACGACCTCGGCAACCCGGACAATCCGGACCACGTCCGGCCGGTCATGGGCGGCACCAGGATGCATCCCTACCCGCGGCGTTGCCGGACAGGCCGCGCCCTCAGCAAGACCG ACGAGGTGACGGAAACGCGCAAGCACGTGATCAACCTCGACTTCTACATCCCACCGGATGAGCGGTTCAGCCCGGGCAAGCTGGCCGAGGTGTTGACGCTCGGGGTGCAGGCGGTGACGCACTTCGTGGTCCCGGAGATGAAGACGATGATCCAGGGTAACAACTTCAAGTCCATTGAGCTGCTCACCAGGGACCTGTACACCAAGCCCTCGCAgccggcggcggacggcgaggtCATGGAGCAGCTCAAGACCTCCGTGCCGTCCAAAAAGACCTACAAGCAGGTGGCCAAGAACGTCAAGGACACTCCCGTCAAGTTCCCCATTCCACAAGTTATTCAGC ATGACCTTGAGGCGTGGAGGAGCGACGAGGAATTCGCCAGGGAAATGCTGGCTGGTCTCAATCCTGTTGCGATCAAGAGATTACAA AAGTTTCCACCGGTTAGCAGTGGTGGGAAGAAGAGCTCGATAACAGCCCAACATGTTGAGAGCCAGTTTGCAGATGTAACTATTGAAATG GCAATGCGGCAGAACCGGCTGTACATCCTGGATCACCACGACTACCTGATGCCGTACCTGAGGCGCATCAACACGCTgggcgtgtgcatctacgcgtcgcGCACCCTGCTCTTCCTCAAGTCCGACGGCACCCTGAAACCAGTCGTCATAGAGCTGAGCCTGCCTGctaccgacggcggcgacggcgagatcAGCAGGATCTTCCTCCCCGCGAGCCACGGCACCGACGCGCACCTGTGGCAGCTCGCCAAAGCCCACGTCTCCGTCAACGATTCAGGGTACCATCAGCTCATTAGCCACTGGCTCTTCACGCACGCCGCGGTGGAGCCGTTCGTCATCGCCACCAAGAGGCAGCTCAGCGCCATGCACCCCATCCACAAGCTCCTGGAGCCGCACTTCAAGGACACCATGCAGATCAACACCCTCGCCAGGAGCATCCTCCTCAACGCTGGAGGCATCCTCGAGAGGACAATGTACCCTGGCAGGTACGCACTGGAGATGTCGTCCGCCATCTACGGGGACTGGAGGTTCACCGAGCAGTCCCTGCCCAACGATCTCGTCAGGAGAGGGATGGCCTCCAAAGACCCTGCCATGCCCGGCGGCCTGTCGTTGCACATCGAGGACTACCCGTACGCCGTCGACGGCCTCGACGTCTGGCGCGCCATCGACGGCTGGGTGCGCAGCTACTGCGCGCACTTCTACCACCACGACACGGACGTCGAGGAAGACACCGAGCTGcaggcctggtgggacgacgtccGCTCCGTGGGACACGGCGACCGGCAAGGCGACCCGGCGTGCTGGCTCGCCCTGGACAGCGTCGACAACCTAGCCGAGACGTTGTCCACGCTTGTCTGGATCGCCTCCGCGCTGCACGCGGCCGTCAACTTCGGCCAGTACGGCTACGCGGGGTTCCCGCCCAACAGGCCCACCCGGTGCCGCCGGTTCGTGCCGCTGCCGGGGTCGCCCGAGATGACGCAGCTGGAGGCCGACCCGGACAAGTTCTTCCTCGAGATGATACCCGACAGGTTCACCGCCACGCTCGGGCTGGCGCTCATCGAGGTGCTCTCCAACCACACCTCCGACGAGGTCTACCTCGGCCAGCGCGCCACCTCCACGTGGACGGACGACGGCGAGCTGCTGCGGCTGCTCGATCGGTTCCGCGAGGAGCTCAGGAGGGTGGAGAAGAGGGTCACGGAGAGGAACAAGGACCCGCGGCTAAATAACCGGAGGGGTCCGGTCAAGGTGCCATACACGCTGCTGTTCCCGGACGTCGCCGGCACGGAGAAGGGGCTCACCGGAAGAGGGATACCAAATAGCGTCTCCATATGA